The Pseudomonas triclosanedens genome has a window encoding:
- a CDS encoding DODA-type extradiol aromatic ring-opening family dioxygenase — translation MLPTLFISHGSPMLALEPGASDAPLKRLARELPRPNAILVVSAHWETPDLRVTAAPHPETWHDFYGFPAPLYAVQYPAPGSPHLAARVAELLATDGLPVTQDAERPLDHGAWVPLSLMYPQADIPVVQLSLPSRLGPQMQDRIGKALRTLREEGVLLIGSGSITHNLGELDWRAGPDVIEPWAKAFRDWMAEHLTADDETALLDYRRQAPWAVRNHPTDEHLLPLYFARAAGGAPMTVEHAGFTLGALGMDIYRFG, via the coding sequence ATGCTCCCTACCCTGTTCATTTCCCACGGCTCTCCCATGCTGGCCCTCGAACCCGGCGCCAGTGACGCGCCGCTCAAGCGCCTGGCCCGAGAGCTGCCGCGTCCCAACGCGATCCTGGTGGTCTCCGCTCACTGGGAAACCCCGGACCTGCGCGTCACTGCTGCCCCGCACCCGGAGACCTGGCACGACTTCTATGGCTTCCCGGCGCCGCTCTACGCCGTGCAGTACCCCGCCCCCGGCTCGCCGCACCTGGCGGCACGGGTTGCCGAGCTGCTCGCCACTGACGGCCTGCCGGTTACTCAGGATGCTGAACGCCCGCTGGATCACGGCGCCTGGGTGCCGCTGAGCCTGATGTATCCTCAGGCGGACATTCCGGTAGTGCAGCTCTCGCTGCCCAGCCGCCTCGGCCCGCAGATGCAGGACCGTATCGGCAAGGCCCTGCGCACGCTGCGCGAGGAAGGCGTCCTGCTGATCGGCTCCGGCAGCATCACCCACAACCTGGGCGAGCTGGACTGGCGCGCCGGACCGGATGTCATCGAGCCCTGGGCCAAGGCATTCCGCGACTGGATGGCCGAACACCTCACCGCCGACGACGAAACGGCGCTGCTCGACTACCGCCGACAGGCCCCCTGGGCCGTGCGCAACCACCCAACCGACGAGCACCTGCTGCCGCTGTACTTCGCCCGCGCTGCCGGTGGCGCTCCCATGACGGTGGAGCACGCAGGATTCACCCTCGGCGCGCTAGGGATGGATATCTATCGATTCGGCTGA
- a CDS encoding crotonase/enoyl-CoA hydratase family protein, producing the protein MKPSSEPRVTRERHDHVLLLGLNRADKRNAFDMDMLNQLVLALGEYERDDHLRCALVFAHGEHFTAGLDLGSVAETFRNGWQMPAGAADPWGTFGGPRLTKPLLVAAQGYCFTLGIELMLAADINLCASNARFAQMEVQRGIFPFGGATLRLHQVAGWGNAMRWLLTGDQFDAHEACRLGLVQEVTAPEELMPRALWMAQRVAAQAPLGIRATLASARKCLDEGELAAALDLPAMASQLLSSEDAKEGFKAMQEKRDGQFRGK; encoded by the coding sequence ATGAAGCCCAGCAGCGAGCCACGCGTCACCCGTGAACGCCACGACCACGTCCTGCTGCTTGGCCTGAACCGGGCGGACAAGCGCAACGCGTTCGACATGGACATGCTCAATCAACTGGTGCTGGCCCTGGGCGAGTACGAGCGTGACGACCATCTGCGCTGCGCCCTGGTGTTCGCCCACGGCGAGCATTTCACCGCAGGCCTCGACCTGGGCAGTGTCGCCGAGACCTTCCGTAACGGCTGGCAAATGCCCGCCGGCGCGGCAGACCCGTGGGGCACATTCGGCGGTCCGCGGCTGACCAAGCCATTGCTGGTCGCCGCGCAAGGCTACTGCTTCACCCTCGGCATCGAACTGATGCTCGCCGCGGATATCAATCTCTGCGCCAGCAACGCGCGCTTCGCCCAGATGGAAGTGCAGCGCGGCATCTTTCCGTTCGGCGGCGCGACGTTGCGTCTGCACCAGGTCGCCGGCTGGGGCAACGCCATGCGCTGGCTGCTGACCGGCGACCAGTTCGATGCCCACGAAGCCTGCCGGTTGGGACTGGTGCAGGAAGTTACCGCGCCGGAAGAGCTGATGCCCCGCGCACTGTGGATGGCCCAGCGCGTCGCCGCCCAGGCGCCGCTCGGCATCCGCGCCACCCTTGCCTCGGCTCGCAAGTGCCTGGACGAAGGCGAACTGGCAGCCGCCCTCGACCTGCCGGCGATGGCCAGCCAACTGCTTTCCAGCGAAGACGCCAAGGAAGGTTTCAAGGCGATGCAGGAGAAACGCGACGGTCAATTCCGGGGCAAATGA
- a CDS encoding collagen-like triple helix repeat-containing protein, whose protein sequence is MSAPIRIFALSLLVVALSLQGCSSNGGSSHHKSGDSGSTQGEGSGDSGSGGSGSGGTGGGSGGTGGTGGTGGGDNGGGDNGGNGGTTPTSSTGNVLSATGQAVSSVGDTVSTVGAVVKTVDIPLVGSGVTDNAGNLVQQVGAGVDSVGSGVTNGLGKLASNPNAIGTTVAGAGGLVAHTGGAVSSLGDTVAAIGDGPLLASTPLNGVTGQLGGVVDGVGNKITMLGDSLSGAVTSGPLSQLTTQLSGTTAGVVKTVEGTTRSLGATTGLGAPVNNLLTTVGGVVTQTGNQVASQNPALAPVGGIVSNAGQAVSAAGGLVNGSNPGGGLLGNVTGSLGGAAGGSNPVGGLVGGLTGAVGGITGGLGGAAGGSNPVGGLVNGVTGAVGGITGGLGGAAGASNPVGGLVNGVTGAVGGVTSALGAGGLVAGAGIGAGVSSQGAGVGAGAGVATSTSGGQGQGGLLGNTLGAVGGALGGVTGGLGAGLGVGVGATRK, encoded by the coding sequence ATGTCAGCCCCTATTCGCATCTTCGCACTTTCTCTCCTGGTCGTTGCCCTGTCGCTGCAAGGATGCAGCAGTAACGGCGGCAGCAGTCATCACAAATCCGGCGACAGCGGCAGCACCCAGGGCGAAGGCTCCGGTGACAGCGGTTCGGGCGGCAGTGGCAGCGGCGGCACTGGTGGCGGTTCGGGTGGCACTGGCGGTACCGGCGGTACCGGTGGTGGCGACAATGGTGGCGGCGATAACGGTGGCAACGGCGGCACCACGCCCACCAGCAGCACTGGCAACGTACTGAGCGCCACCGGACAGGCAGTCTCCAGCGTCGGCGACACCGTCAGCACCGTAGGTGCCGTGGTCAAGACCGTCGATATCCCGCTGGTTGGCAGCGGTGTCACCGACAACGCCGGCAACCTGGTCCAGCAAGTGGGCGCCGGCGTGGACAGCGTCGGCAGCGGCGTCACCAACGGCCTCGGCAAACTCGCCAGCAACCCGAACGCCATCGGCACCACCGTGGCCGGCGCGGGCGGTCTGGTCGCCCATACCGGTGGCGCGGTCAGCAGTCTTGGCGACACCGTTGCAGCCATCGGCGACGGCCCGCTGCTGGCCAGCACCCCGCTCAACGGCGTGACTGGCCAACTGGGCGGTGTGGTCGACGGTGTGGGCAACAAGATCACCATGCTCGGCGACTCCCTCAGCGGAGCGGTTACCAGCGGCCCGCTCAGCCAGTTGACCACGCAGCTCAGCGGCACCACCGCAGGCGTGGTGAAGACGGTGGAAGGCACCACCCGGAGCCTCGGAGCAACCACCGGCCTGGGAGCGCCGGTGAACAACCTGTTGACCACCGTCGGCGGCGTAGTGACCCAGACAGGCAACCAGGTGGCCAGCCAGAATCCGGCGCTGGCCCCGGTCGGCGGAATCGTCAGCAATGCGGGTCAGGCAGTCAGCGCAGCCGGCGGCTTGGTCAATGGCAGCAATCCTGGCGGCGGCCTTCTTGGCAACGTGACCGGCAGCCTGGGTGGCGCAGCCGGCGGCAGTAATCCGGTTGGCGGCCTTGTCGGCGGACTGACCGGTGCGGTCGGCGGCATCACTGGCGGTCTCGGTGGCGCGGCCGGCGGCAGCAACCCGGTGGGAGGACTGGTCAACGGAGTGACCGGCGCGGTTGGTGGGATCACCGGCGGCCTGGGTGGCGCAGCCGGCGCCAGCAACCCGGTAGGCGGGCTGGTCAACGGGGTCACTGGTGCGGTCGGTGGCGTCACCAGCGCGCTGGGTGCGGGAGGCCTGGTGGCCGGGGCCGGTATCGGCGCAGGTGTCAGCAGCCAGGGAGCGGGTGTCGGAGCAGGTGCTGGCGTTGCTACCAGCACCAGCGGCGGGCAAGGCCAGGGAGGCCTGCTGGGCAACACCCTCGGAGCCGTAGGCGGAGCGCTGGGCGGTGTAACCGGCGGCCTGGGCGCAGGTCTGGGGGTGGGCGTGGGAGCCACCCGGAAATAA
- a CDS encoding ShlB/FhaC/HecB family hemolysin secretion/activation protein, with protein sequence MRKLATLTLVLASPFVWAERPIQLPGSDIEQTLPRPNLPGGELRPTAPKVTAPAPSAEQPGQILQQSIRLKRIEIAGGGHYPLDTWRPLLEPLTQRTIQVSELVAAAKTITQRYQDDGFFISFAYVPNQDFRGGVGRIVLVEGHIREVRSSGDLGAHQARVDRWIARLKSEKPLTRESFERFSVLMSRVPGLQLAMALNPPTTSDGGAVLELAGQRKRFDTSANLDSRRGEQRGLLSAEVMSMLGWGEQLQFSYLYPPGQDNEYYRAWNYSQLLGDNGLQLTTGYSHYNSSPDDRLRLANGLEFARKRENERVSAGLGIPLLLRRDLTWDVNLRAYTVNDTSRYDLVKPNIPYRVEQKSTLRVVGVDTLVQQFATKRVRVGSLAVYQGLNGMGAETEEPIRKNFTRVLGYGAQQDQFGESWQGVATAGFQWTDDVLPDSEQVTYGGSNFGRGYPDDQASGDKGWGASYEVNYSFLRQSVVLNQIQPYAVVDTARTHYIQDGLPNAQLGSAAIGLRLSNRKHYLVSAEIAKPFGDRALDNNERSPRINFAFSYQIP encoded by the coding sequence ATGCGCAAACTCGCTACCCTGACCCTGGTGCTGGCAAGTCCCTTCGTCTGGGCAGAACGCCCGATCCAGCTCCCCGGGTCCGATATCGAACAGACGCTTCCGCGTCCCAACCTGCCCGGCGGAGAACTCCGCCCGACCGCACCCAAGGTCACTGCCCCGGCGCCGTCCGCCGAGCAGCCCGGGCAGATCCTGCAGCAATCCATCAGACTCAAGCGCATCGAAATCGCCGGCGGCGGGCACTACCCGCTCGACACCTGGCGCCCGCTGCTGGAACCGCTGACCCAGCGCACCATCCAGGTCAGCGAACTGGTAGCGGCGGCCAAGACCATCACCCAGCGCTACCAGGACGATGGCTTTTTCATCTCCTTCGCCTACGTGCCCAACCAGGACTTCCGCGGCGGCGTGGGCCGCATCGTGCTGGTCGAAGGCCATATCCGCGAGGTGCGCAGCAGCGGCGACCTGGGCGCGCACCAGGCGCGGGTGGACCGCTGGATCGCCCGGTTGAAGTCCGAAAAGCCGCTCACCCGCGAGAGCTTCGAGCGCTTCAGCGTGCTGATGAGCCGCGTGCCGGGCCTGCAACTGGCAATGGCGCTCAACCCGCCCACCACCAGCGACGGCGGCGCCGTGCTGGAGCTGGCAGGGCAACGCAAACGTTTCGATACCAGCGCTAACCTCGACTCGCGCCGTGGCGAACAGCGCGGCCTGCTCTCCGCCGAAGTGATGTCCATGCTCGGTTGGGGCGAGCAATTGCAGTTCAGCTACCTCTACCCGCCCGGCCAGGACAACGAGTACTACCGAGCCTGGAACTACAGCCAGTTGCTGGGCGACAACGGCCTGCAACTGACCACTGGCTACAGCCATTACAATTCCAGCCCGGACGACCGCCTGCGCCTGGCCAACGGCCTGGAGTTCGCCCGCAAGCGGGAGAACGAACGGGTCAGCGCCGGCCTCGGCATTCCGCTACTGCTACGCCGCGACCTCACCTGGGACGTCAACCTGCGTGCCTATACGGTGAACGACACCAGCCGCTACGACCTGGTCAAACCCAACATCCCTTATCGCGTCGAGCAGAAAAGCACCCTGCGCGTCGTTGGCGTGGACACCCTGGTCCAGCAGTTCGCCACCAAGCGCGTGCGCGTCGGCAGCCTGGCGGTCTACCAGGGTCTGAACGGCATGGGGGCGGAAACGGAAGAGCCGATCCGCAAGAACTTCACCCGCGTACTGGGTTACGGCGCGCAACAGGACCAGTTCGGTGAAAGCTGGCAGGGCGTCGCCACCGCCGGATTCCAGTGGACCGACGACGTGCTGCCCGATTCGGAGCAGGTCACCTACGGCGGCAGCAACTTCGGCCGTGGCTATCCGGACGACCAGGCCAGTGGTGACAAAGGCTGGGGCGCCTCCTACGAGGTGAACTACTCCTTCCTGCGGCAAAGCGTGGTGCTCAACCAGATCCAGCCTTACGCGGTGGTAGATACCGCCCGCACCCACTACATCCAGGACGGTCTGCCCAACGCCCAGCTCGGCTCCGCGGCCATCGGCCTGCGCCTGTCGAATCGCAAGCACTACCTGGTCTCGGCGGAAATCGCCAAGCCCTTCGGCGACCGCGCGCTGGACAACAACGAGCGCAGCCCGCGGATCAACTTCGCGTTCAGCTACCAGATTCCGTAG
- a CDS encoding spermidine synthase, whose protein sequence is MSEEQQIDERLIVEERDAFGVIRVVECGNFRYLEFGDEVEQSCVLVQDPSWLEYDYSRAMLLGALCHSRPRRALFLGFGAGSLTQACLKHLALEEVEAIELRPSIPRLARDHLGLTDDPRLNLRIGDAVEELERCEPADLIFLDLYTDTGPAPAHIAWNFLGTCRERLRPGGWLVINQWSTDDGRPLGAALLRGRFHRHYWECPVPEGNVIVFVPADLDQELNLRALKKRVGALEPKLGYSLRGYIDSLRPAQ, encoded by the coding sequence ATGAGCGAGGAGCAACAGATCGACGAGCGCCTGATCGTCGAAGAGCGCGATGCGTTCGGGGTGATCCGGGTAGTGGAGTGCGGCAATTTCCGTTACCTGGAGTTCGGCGACGAGGTCGAGCAGAGCTGCGTGCTGGTGCAGGACCCCAGTTGGCTGGAATACGACTATTCACGCGCCATGCTGCTGGGCGCGCTGTGTCACTCGCGGCCGCGACGGGCACTGTTCCTCGGATTCGGTGCCGGCAGTCTGACCCAGGCCTGCCTGAAGCATCTGGCGCTGGAAGAGGTGGAGGCCATCGAGTTGCGCCCCTCGATCCCGCGCCTGGCCCGCGACCATCTCGGGTTGACCGATGACCCGCGCCTGAACCTGCGTATCGGTGATGCGGTGGAGGAACTGGAGCGCTGCGAGCCGGCTGACCTGATCTTCCTTGACCTCTACACCGATACCGGCCCCGCGCCGGCGCATATCGCCTGGAATTTCCTCGGTACCTGCCGGGAGCGCCTGCGGCCGGGCGGCTGGCTGGTGATTAACCAGTGGAGTACCGATGACGGGCGACCACTGGGCGCCGCACTGCTTCGCGGGCGCTTCCACAGGCATTACTGGGAGTGCCCGGTGCCAGAGGGCAACGTGATCGTCTTCGTGCCAGCGGACCTGGACCAGGAGCTCAACCTGCGTGCCTTGAAGAAGCGCGTCGGGGCCCTGGAGCCGAAACTCGGCTACTCGCTGCGCGGCTACATCGACTCGCTGCGCCCTGCGCAATGA
- a CDS encoding flavin-containing monooxygenase has product MHAIIGAGPSGLAAARQLQKYGIPFTGFDLHGDVGGLWDIDNPHSTLYRSAHLISSKGTTQFDEFPMDMDVPPYPHHSQVLRYFRGYAQHYGLREHYRFNTRVIALLRQDHGWKLRCERNGEVHEGLFDGVLIANGTLHTPNLPHLPGAFDGEVLHSSQYRGAECFDGKRVLIVGCGNSACDIAVDAVHRARSVDISVRRGYHFLPKFCMGRPIDTFGGMIRLPRPLKQRLDAAFVRLLLGRPSDYGLPDPDHRLYESHPVVNSLVLHHLAHGDIRARRNVRSVDGQRVAFSDGERADYDLILFATGYHLDYPFIDRAQLNWPKNQPAPQLYLNMFHPQHDDLFMLGMVEASGLGWQGRAEQAELVALYIRQLAAGNPAAERLRQLKKTHAQQRIDGGYRYLPLDRMAHYVHKDSYRRALHEHIADLRRDLPRTAPLAPLAAH; this is encoded by the coding sequence ATGCACGCCATCATCGGCGCAGGCCCGTCCGGCCTCGCAGCCGCCCGCCAACTGCAAAAATACGGTATTCCCTTCACCGGCTTCGACTTGCACGGCGATGTCGGCGGCCTGTGGGACATCGACAATCCGCACAGCACGCTCTACCGCTCGGCGCACCTGATTTCCTCCAAAGGCACGACGCAGTTCGACGAGTTCCCCATGGACATGGATGTCCCCCCTTATCCGCATCATTCGCAGGTCCTGCGCTATTTTCGTGGCTACGCCCAACACTACGGCCTGCGCGAGCACTACCGTTTCAACACCCGGGTCATCGCCCTGCTGCGCCAGGACCACGGCTGGAAACTGCGCTGCGAACGCAACGGCGAAGTGCATGAAGGGCTGTTCGATGGCGTATTGATCGCCAACGGCACGTTGCACACCCCCAACCTGCCGCACCTGCCAGGCGCCTTCGACGGCGAGGTGCTCCATTCCAGCCAGTACCGCGGTGCCGAGTGCTTCGACGGCAAGCGCGTCCTGATCGTCGGTTGCGGCAACTCTGCCTGCGATATCGCCGTGGACGCCGTGCACCGTGCGCGCTCGGTGGATATCTCGGTACGGCGCGGCTATCACTTCCTGCCCAAGTTCTGCATGGGCAGGCCGATCGACACCTTCGGCGGCATGATCCGCCTGCCGCGTCCGCTCAAGCAGCGGCTCGACGCGGCGTTCGTGCGTCTGCTGCTCGGGCGTCCATCGGACTACGGTCTGCCCGATCCCGATCATCGCCTGTACGAGTCGCACCCCGTGGTGAATTCGCTGGTGCTGCACCACCTCGCCCACGGCGATATCCGCGCCCGCCGCAACGTGCGCAGCGTGGACGGGCAGCGCGTGGCGTTCAGCGACGGCGAGCGCGCCGACTACGACCTGATCCTTTTCGCCACCGGCTATCACCTGGACTACCCCTTCATCGATCGCGCCCAGCTCAACTGGCCGAAGAACCAGCCCGCGCCGCAGCTCTATCTCAATATGTTCCATCCGCAGCACGACGACCTGTTCATGCTCGGCATGGTCGAAGCATCCGGCCTCGGCTGGCAGGGGCGCGCCGAGCAGGCCGAACTGGTCGCCCTCTACATCCGCCAACTGGCGGCCGGCAACCCCGCCGCAGAGCGCCTCCGGCAACTGAAGAAGACCCACGCGCAGCAGCGTATCGACGGCGGCTACCGCTACCTGCCGCTCGACCGCATGGCGCACTACGTACACAAGGACAGCTACCGCCGCGCCCTGCACGAGCACATCGCCGACCTGCGCCGCGACTTGCCGCGAACCGCCCCACTCGCGCCCCTGGCGGCACACTGA
- a CDS encoding class II 3-deoxy-7-phosphoheptulonate synthase: protein MSLPWSPDSWRSKPIQQQPVYPDAARLSEVERSLAGYPPLVFAGEARELRRQFAEVTAGRAFLLQGGDCAESFAEFSAAKIRDTFKVLLQMAVVMTFAAGCPVVKVGRMAGQFAKPRSSGEETIDGVTLPAYRGDIVNGIGFDEKSRVPDPERLLQAYHQSTASLNLLRAFAGGGFADLHQVHQWNLDFIANSALSERYQQLADRIDETLAFMRACGLDTAPQLRETSFFTAHEALLLNYEEAFIRRDSLTGGWYDCSAHMLWIGDRTRQLDGAHVEMLRGVGNPIGVKVGPSMASDELIRLIDILNPDNDPGRLNLIVRMGADKVGDGLPRLIQTVQREGKQVLWSSDPMHGNTIKASTGYKTRDFARVLTEVRQFFEVHQAEGSYAGGIHIEMTGQNVTECIGGARPITEAGLSDRYHTHCDPRLNADQSLELAFLIAETLKQVRR, encoded by the coding sequence ATGAGCCTGCCCTGGAGTCCCGATAGCTGGAGAAGCAAGCCGATCCAGCAACAACCTGTCTACCCCGACGCCGCTCGCCTGAGCGAGGTCGAACGCAGCCTGGCCGGCTATCCGCCGCTGGTGTTCGCTGGTGAGGCCCGCGAGTTGCGGCGGCAGTTCGCCGAAGTCACCGCCGGACGCGCCTTCCTGCTGCAGGGCGGCGATTGTGCGGAGAGCTTCGCCGAGTTCTCCGCGGCGAAGATCCGCGACACCTTCAAGGTGCTGCTGCAGATGGCAGTGGTGATGACCTTCGCCGCCGGCTGCCCGGTAGTGAAAGTCGGGCGCATGGCCGGACAGTTCGCCAAGCCGCGCTCCTCCGGCGAGGAAACCATCGACGGCGTGACCCTGCCGGCCTACCGCGGCGACATCGTCAATGGCATCGGCTTCGACGAGAAGAGCCGCGTACCGGACCCGGAGCGCCTGCTCCAGGCCTACCACCAGTCCACCGCCTCGCTGAACCTGCTGCGCGCGTTCGCCGGTGGCGGCTTCGCCGACCTGCACCAGGTGCATCAGTGGAACCTGGATTTCATCGCCAACTCGGCGCTGTCCGAGCGTTATCAGCAACTCGCCGACCGTATCGACGAAACCCTTGCCTTCATGCGCGCATGCGGCCTCGACACCGCACCGCAACTGCGCGAAACCAGCTTCTTCACCGCCCATGAAGCACTGCTGCTGAACTACGAGGAAGCCTTCATCCGCCGCGACAGCCTCACCGGCGGCTGGTACGACTGCTCGGCGCACATGCTGTGGATCGGCGACCGCACCCGCCAGCTCGACGGTGCCCACGTGGAAATGCTCCGCGGCGTGGGCAACCCGATTGGCGTGAAAGTCGGCCCGAGCATGGCCAGCGACGAGCTGATCCGCCTGATCGACATCCTCAATCCGGACAACGATCCGGGCCGCCTCAACCTGATCGTGCGCATGGGCGCCGACAAGGTCGGCGACGGCCTGCCACGCCTGATCCAGACCGTGCAGCGCGAAGGCAAGCAGGTGCTGTGGAGCTCCGACCCGATGCACGGCAACACCATCAAGGCATCCACCGGCTACAAGACCCGCGATTTCGCGCGCGTCCTCACCGAAGTGCGGCAGTTCTTCGAGGTGCATCAGGCCGAGGGCAGCTACGCCGGCGGCATCCACATCGAGATGACCGGACAGAACGTCACCGAGTGCATCGGCGGTGCGCGGCCGATCACCGAAGCAGGCCTGAGCGACCGCTACCACACTCACTGCGACCCGCGCCTGAACGCCGACCAGTCCCTGGAACTGGCGTTCCTCATCGCGGAAACGCTGAAGCAGGTGCGCCGCTAG
- the loiP gene encoding metalloprotease LoiP, which yields MKRNSTLLILAIGAGALLSGCQNMSTDGLVQSGLMMAKAATLSDAELKQVADESCAQADAQSSIAPASSPYTKRLNKIAGALGNQIDGMPVNYKVYLTKDVNAWAMANGCVRVYSGLMDMMNDNEVEGVLGHEMGHVALGHIKKATQTAYATAAARTAAASSSNGAVAALSQSQLGDIGQALINAQFSQSQESDADDFSFDLLKKRGIKTDGLATAFDKLAKLDGGGSSMFSDHPGSKERADHIRQRIANSK from the coding sequence ATGAAACGCAATTCCACCCTGCTCATACTGGCGATTGGAGCCGGTGCCCTGCTCTCCGGCTGCCAGAACATGTCCACCGACGGGCTGGTTCAGTCCGGGCTGATGATGGCCAAGGCCGCCACCCTCAGCGACGCGGAGCTCAAACAGGTCGCTGACGAGTCCTGTGCACAGGCCGATGCACAGTCGAGCATCGCTCCCGCTTCCAGCCCCTACACCAAGCGTCTGAACAAGATTGCCGGTGCCCTGGGCAACCAGATCGATGGCATGCCAGTGAACTACAAGGTCTACCTGACCAAGGACGTCAATGCCTGGGCGATGGCCAACGGCTGCGTTCGCGTTTACAGCGGGCTGATGGACATGATGAACGACAACGAAGTGGAAGGCGTGCTCGGCCACGAGATGGGCCATGTCGCCCTGGGTCACATCAAGAAGGCCACTCAGACAGCCTACGCCACTGCCGCAGCGCGTACCGCCGCAGCCTCATCGAGCAACGGCGCGGTTGCGGCGCTGTCGCAATCGCAACTCGGCGACATCGGCCAGGCACTGATCAACGCACAATTCTCTCAATCCCAGGAGTCCGACGCCGACGACTTCTCCTTTGACCTGCTGAAAAAGCGCGGTATCAAGACCGACGGTCTGGCCACAGCCTTCGACAAACTGGCGAAGCTGGACGGCGGTGGCAGCAGCATGTTCAGCGATCACCCTGGTTCGAAGGAACGTGCCGATCACATCCGCCAGCGCATCGCCAACAGCAAGTGA
- a CDS encoding winged helix-turn-helix domain-containing protein, giving the protein MSIVPSLSLKQARRLALAAQGFTLRRPSGEFQRRHLRAMLERLGVLQIDSVNALVRSHYLPLFSRLGAYPQGLLEEAAWSGGRHRRLFEYWGHEASLLPLELYPLMRWRMRRASEGRGIYRQLARFGREQQPVIRRVLDAVRDQGALGAGALSTREERAGPWWDWSAEKHALEWLFAAGEVTVAGRRGFERLYDLPGRVLPASMFDAPELDEPEAQRRLLLHSARALGVGTEKDLRDYFRLDPADSKARLAELVEAGELVAVQVQGWQASAYCVADPVIPRKVHASALLSPFDSLVWERARTERLFDFRYRLEIYTPQHKRIYGYYVLPFLFGDRLVARVDLRAQRTASQLVVHAVHEEEQGMAEEGWSALALQLREMAGWLGLERVTVHCRRASGIRLKALLGAP; this is encoded by the coding sequence ATGTCGATTGTTCCGTCGCTGTCTCTCAAACAGGCGCGCCGCCTGGCGCTGGCCGCCCAGGGGTTCACGCTGCGGCGTCCTTCCGGCGAATTCCAGCGCCGCCATCTCCGCGCCATGCTGGAGCGTCTGGGTGTCCTGCAGATCGACTCGGTGAACGCCCTCGTGCGTTCCCATTACCTTCCCTTGTTCTCGCGCCTTGGAGCCTACCCACAGGGCTTGTTGGAGGAGGCGGCGTGGAGCGGCGGTCGTCATCGCCGGCTGTTCGAATACTGGGGGCACGAGGCGTCGCTGTTGCCGCTGGAGTTGTATCCGCTGATGCGCTGGAGGATGCGCAGGGCATCCGAAGGGCGCGGCATATACCGGCAGTTGGCGCGTTTCGGTCGGGAACAGCAGCCGGTGATCCGACGTGTGCTGGATGCGGTGCGCGACCAGGGAGCGCTGGGCGCCGGAGCCTTGAGCACTCGCGAGGAGCGTGCCGGTCCCTGGTGGGACTGGAGCGCGGAAAAGCACGCGCTGGAATGGCTGTTCGCTGCCGGCGAAGTTACGGTCGCCGGGCGGCGCGGTTTCGAGCGCCTGTACGACCTGCCCGGACGGGTGTTGCCGGCGTCCATGTTCGATGCCCCCGAACTGGATGAGCCGGAAGCCCAGCGCCGGCTGCTGCTGCATTCGGCTCGTGCGCTTGGCGTAGGGACGGAGAAGGACCTGCGCGACTACTTTCGCCTGGACCCGGCCGACAGCAAGGCGCGTCTGGCCGAACTGGTGGAGGCCGGCGAGCTGGTTGCCGTTCAGGTGCAGGGCTGGCAGGCATCCGCCTACTGCGTGGCGGACCCGGTCATTCCGCGCAAGGTACACGCCAGCGCGCTGTTGTCGCCGTTCGATTCACTGGTATGGGAACGCGCGCGAACCGAGCGCCTGTTCGATTTCCGCTACCGGCTTGAGATCTACACGCCCCAGCACAAGCGGATCTACGGCTATTACGTGCTGCCGTTCCTGTTCGGCGATCGTCTGGTGGCCCGGGTTGACCTGCGCGCGCAGCGGACGGCCAGCCAACTGGTGGTGCACGCCGTGCACGAGGAAGAGCAAGGGATGGCGGAAGAGGGCTGGAGTGCGTTGGCGTTGCAATTGCGCGAGATGGCCGGCTGGCTGGGACTGGAGCGCGTAACGGTGCATTGCCGGAGGGCGTCCGGCATTCGCCTGAAGGCGCTGCTGGGCGCTCCCTGA
- a CDS encoding DUF3291 domain-containing protein, whose amino-acid sequence MSSNYHLAQVNIAKARAPLDHPRMKGFVDQLDHINRLAEASPGFVWRLQTDEGDATAIRAFDDPLVIVNLSVWESMEALRDYVYCGEHLKVLRSKRDWMEKLPTPSLALWWLPVGQLPDVLMARQKLELLQERGASADAFTFARPSPMPKQLAVPA is encoded by the coding sequence ATGTCTTCGAACTATCATCTTGCCCAGGTCAACATCGCCAAGGCCCGAGCCCCACTGGACCACCCCCGGATGAAAGGCTTCGTCGATCAACTGGACCACATCAATCGCTTGGCGGAGGCCAGCCCTGGCTTCGTCTGGCGGCTGCAGACCGACGAGGGCGATGCCACTGCGATCCGCGCGTTCGATGATCCGCTGGTCATCGTCAACCTGTCGGTCTGGGAGTCGATGGAGGCGCTACGTGATTACGTTTACTGCGGCGAGCATCTGAAAGTGCTGCGCAGCAAGCGCGATTGGATGGAGAAATTACCCACCCCGAGCCTGGCGCTCTGGTGGTTGCCGGTCGGCCAGTTGCCCGATGTGCTGATGGCAAGGCAGAAGCTGGAGCTATTGCAGGAGCGGGGTGCCTCGGCGGACGCCTTCACCTTCGCCCGGCCCAGCCCGATGCCGAAGCAACTCGCCGTACCGGCCTGA